In one Fusarium falciforme chromosome 5, complete sequence genomic region, the following are encoded:
- a CDS encoding AA-permease domain-containing protein yields MGLHDVDVSSGSPEKLRTSKDDGTLHPVGSIAEAEMENQHGQFHRSFSPRQVHVIALGSNIGSGVFIATGKALATGGPGNMVIAYAMVCSCVWAVLQSLSEMTIAFPVSGNYIDYADRWVDPALAFGAGFAEWLGWTAIVSAEAGFFNILVQYWAEGSFPLAATITIFLVACLVIFLLPNKVFAWFEYVTSLIKIFLFLIIITLSLALVCGAGPNGTVHHGETWTDLPAFLNGFSGFANCALLATWAVGDQVFIGIMGGEAESPRFSMAHATKLVPFRVNFIYMLSVVFITILVPSNDERLLGGSGVAASPFVIAVQDSGIPFISSLLNAGMMCGVLAIAAESVYIASRVLRSMAHQGLVSPRLAHVDDKGRPRLALVITCAIAVILGYIQLSAGGLKVLNWLISITSASFFTNWIIISFTNWRFHCALKAQNDKLFSEVYAWKSNAWPLGPGWLMLISLLLLVCCIYSGIEPVGGAGFTAENFFQYMIGVLVIFGFTLGYKIIYRTPWRDPATADCQTGRRPLSAEEITQLDEYYRMPKWRRFLTYVQLW; encoded by the exons ATGGGACTCCACGACGTAGATGTCTCATCCGGTTCTCCGGAGAAGCTTAGGACTTCCAAAGATGACGGAACCCTTCACCCTGTCGGCAGTAtcgccgaggctgagatgGAGAATCAGCACGGCCAGTTCCACCGCTCCTTTTCACCTCGCCAAGTCCAT GTCATCGCATTGGGTTCCAACATTGGCTCTGGAGTCTTCATCGCTACCGGTAAAGCCCTGGCAACCGGCGGTCCTGGAAACATGGTCATCGCCTACGCCATGGTCTGCAGCTGTGTTTGGGCTGTCCTTCAGTCACTGTCTGAAATGACTATTGCTTTCCCCGTTTCTGGCAATTACATTGACTATGCCGATCGCTGGGTTGACCCGGCCTTGGCTTTTGGCGCTGGTTTCGCTGAGTGGCTTG GATGGACTGCCATTGTCTCTGCCGAAGCTGGTTTCTTCAACATCTTGGTCCAGTACTGGGCTGAAGGATCTTTCCCTCTAGCAGCAACAA tcaccatcttcctcgtcgcctgcctcgtcatcttcctcctcccgaACAAGGTCTTTGCCTGGTTCGAATACGTCACATCACTCATCAAgatctttctcttcctcatcatcatcactctTTCTCTGGCTCTGGTCTGTGGTGCTGGACCCAATGGAACAGTTCACCATGGTGAGACATGGACCGACCTGCCTGCGTTCTTGAACGGCTTTTCA GGATTCGCAAACTGTGCTCTCCTCGCTACCTGGGCCGTTGGCGACCAAGTCTTTATCGGAATCATGGGAGGTGAAGCCGAAAGCCCTCGCTTCTCCATGGCCCACGCCACCAAGCTCGTCCCCTTCCGAGTCAACTTTATCTACATGCTCAGCGTCGTTTTTATCACCATCCTGGTCCCCTCCAACGATGAACGACTCCTCGGTGGTAGCGGTGTTGCTGCCTCTCCCTTCGTTATCGCTGTCCAAGACTCTGGAAtccccttcatctcctcgctTCTAAACGCTGGAATGATGTGCGGCGTCCTTGCCATCGCTGCCGAATCCGTCTATATTGCTTCCCGAGTTCTGAGGTCCATGGCTCACCAGGGACTTGTCTCGCCGCGCCTCGCTCATGTGGATGACAAGGGCCGACCTAGACTCGCTTTGGTCATCACTTGCGCCATTGCCGTCATCCTAGGCTATATTCAGCTCTCTg CTGGTGGTCTCAAGGTCCTGAACTGGCTTATCTCTATCACGAGCGCGTCCTTCTTCACCAACTGGATCATCATCTCCTTTACCAACTGGCGCTTCCATTGTGCCCTCAAGGCCCAGAATGACAAGCTTTTCTCTGAGGTATATGCTTGGAAGTCAAACGCCTGGCCTCTGGGACCAGGCTGGTTGATGCTGATTTCCCTCCTCTTGCTGGTCTGCTGTATCTACTCAGGTATCGAACCAGTT GGCGGCGCAGGATTCACTGCTGAAAACTTCTTCCAGTACATGATCGGAGTCTTGGTCATCTTTGGCTTCACTCTCGGATACAAGATCATCTACCGAACCCCCTGGAGAGACCCCGCGACGGCTGATTGCCAGACTGGTCGACGACCCCTGAGCGCCGAGGAGATTACCCAGCTGGACGAGTACTACAGAATGCCCAAGTGGAGGCGTTTCCTGACCTATGTGCAGCTGTGGTAA
- a CDS encoding Pyr-redox-2 domain-containing protein, whose protein sequence is MPSYVENNTLDAIIVGAGFGGCYLLKNMRKQGFKVRVLEEGLGVGGVWWHNRYPGARSDTPVPLYEFSDPDIWNSWEWSEEYPSQPEIKRYFEFVDRQWDLSRDITFGVKVTDASFDPERDEWTVRTNTGLSLSARFFLPAMGFASKIFTPRLKGLENFQGFTCHTAKWPEEPVDFKGKRVGVIGTGATGVQVIQELGPKVKELVVFQRSPNCALPMRQKPWGNQDKTAYPSLYKQMKATSGGFLFDKVQRRAMDDTPEQRAALYEELWQKGGFAVTLGSYEDLMTDLESSQAIYEFWRDKVRQRILKKDPELVEHLAPTKPPFPFGTKRPSLEQKFYEVFNQDNVKLVGLKKNPIDEVLPHGVRLADGTVLELDALILATGFDAVTGSFSRVNIKGLKNKVLNQEWGTGSRTYLGLATSGFPNMLYMYGPQSPAAFAVGPVISEIQCDWIIRTLCYMRQHRFSRIEPRPAAEKDWARVTNEECNKTLLHLNETTWYMGGNVPGKAREALNYMGGLPAYQKALDECHSNGFSSFHLQ, encoded by the coding sequence ATGCCTTCTTACGTGGAAAACAACACCCTagatgccatcatcgtcggTGCAGGCTTTGGCGGCTGCTACCTCCTCAAGAACATGCGCAAGCAGGGGTTCAAGGTCCGGGTCCTGGAAGAAGGGCTCGGCGTCGGCGGCGTGTGGTGGCACAACCGGTACCCCGGCGCCCGATCCGATACCCCCGTGCCCCTGTACGAGTTCTCGGACCCAGACATCTGGAACAGCTGGGAGTGGTCCGAGGAGTACCCCAGTCAGCCAGAGATCAAGCGGTACTTTGAGTTTGTGGATCGCCAGTGGGACCTCAGCAGGGACATTACCTTTGGTGTCAAAGTCACTGATGCGTCTTTTGATCCTGAGAGGGATGAGTGGACTGTCAGGACAAACACTGGGCTCTCTCTGTCTGcccgcttcttcctccctgCCATGGGCTTCGCCTCCAAGATCTTCACACCTCGCCTAAAGGGTCTGGAGAACTTCCAGGGCTTCACATGTCACACGGCCAAATGGCCTGAAGAGCCAGTGGATTTCAAGGGCAAGCGTGTTGGCGTCATTGGTACAGGGGCCACGGGTGTCCAGGTCATCCAGGAGCTCGgccccaaggtcaaggagctggTTGTATTTCAAAGATCGCCCAACTGCGCGCTACCCATGCGGCAGAAGCCATGGGGAAACCAGGACAAGACCGCCTACCCCAGCTTGTACAAGCAGATGAAGGCGACGTCTGGAGGCTTCCTCTTTGACAAGGTCCAGCGGAGAGCCATGGATGATACCCCTGAGCAGCGTGCCGCTCTCTATGAGGAGCTGTGGCAGAAGGGAGGCTTTGCAGTTACACTCGGCAGCTATGAGGATCTCATGACGGACTTGGAGTCTAGCCAGGCCATATATGAGTTTTGGCGGGACAAGGTCCGGCAAAGGATCTTGAAAAAAGACCCTGAACTTGTCGAGCACTTGGCTCCCACAAAGCCTCCGTTCCCCTTTGGCACGAAACGCCCTTCTCTGGAGCAAAAGTTTTATGAGGTTTTCAACCAAGACAATGTCAAGTTGGTTGGACTCAAGAAGAATCCCATCGATGAGGTCCTTCCCCACGGTGTCAGGCTCGCCGACGGAACCGTGCTCGAACTCGACGCCCTGATCCTCGCCACTGGCTTCGACGCCGTCACGGGGAGCTTCTCCAGAGTCAACATCAAAGGcctcaagaacaaggtcCTCAACCAAGAATGGGGCACCGGCTCCCGAACCTATCTCGGCCTAGCAACATCGGGCTTCCCCAACATGCTCTACATGTACGGCCCGCAGAGCCCCGCAGCCTTCGCCGTAGGCCCCGTCATCTCAGAGATCCAGTGCGACTGGATCATCCGGACGCTCTGCTACATGCGGCAGCACCGGTTCTCAAGGATCGAGCCCAGACCTGCGGCTGAAAAGGATTGGGCCCGCGTGACGAATGAAGAGTGCAACAAGACTCTGCTGCACTTGAACGAGACGACGTGGTACATGGGCGGGAACGTGCCGGGCAAGGCGCGGGAGGCGTTGAATTACATGGGAGGACTGCCGGCGTATCAAAAGGCTCTGGACGAGTGTCATTCGAATGGGTTTTCGAGCTTCCATTTGCAGTAA
- a CDS encoding AA-permease domain-containing protein, which yields MGSSLENPSDAGIEKGVKVTDYDNNGDVQTGAGFAFEQESYLTRNGLTLESFKQRRFDGAVELDRRMKPRHLQMIAIGGSIGAGFFVGSGKALYNGGPASLTIDFLIIGVMIFNVVFALGELAVMYPVSGGFYIYSSRFIDPSWGFAMGWNYVAQWAVVLPLELTVCSVCIQYWNDELSPGIFITIFLVAIIFINVFGGIGYAEEEFWSSCLKLGAIVVFMVICLVLVCGGGPSNGRYNEFWGDRLWHEDPGAFKNGFKGFCSVFVTAAFSFAGTELVGLAAAESKNPTKALPGAIKQVFWRITLFYVLGLLFVGLLISSADPRLDISGYSNAKASPFVLVGEYSGLTGLNHFMNCIILVSVLSLGVSAVYGGSRTLTAMAEHGYAPKIFAYIDRGGRPTFSVLIHIVMGFLAYVNLDPKGGEIFDWLLALSGLSTLFTWGSICLAHIRFRKAWAHQGHTLDEIPFQAVGGVYGSWLGLFLISLVLIAQFYVAIVAPPGSSGMGTVEGFFMSYLALPVVLFFWAVGYIWKREGWLSVDKIDIDTGRREHDWEEINKFRAEMATWPAWRRFLHKIM from the exons ATGGGTTCCAGCTTGGAGAATCCAAGTGACGCTGGCATCGAGAAGGGCGTCAAGGTCACCGACTATGACAACAACGGCGATGTCCAGACCGGTGCCGGCTTTGCTTTCGAGCAGGAGAGCTACCTGACCCGAAATGGTCTCACTCTTGAGTCCTTCAAGCAGCGCCGCTTCGACGGTGCTGTCGAGCTCGATCGTCGAATGAAGCCCCGCCATCTGCAGATGATTGCCATCGGTGGCTCTATCGGTGCTGGTTTCTTCGTCGGTTCTGGAAAGGCCCTTTACAACGGT GGCCCTGCTTCTCTCACCATTGATTTCCTCATCATTGGTGTCATGATCTTCAACGTCG TCTTCGCTCTTGGTGAACTTGCTGTCATGTATCCCGTCTCCGGTGGCTTCTACATCTACTCGTCTCGCTTTATCGATCCTTCCTGGGGTTTTGCCATGGGCTGGAACTATGTCGCGCAATGGGCAGTCGTCTTACCACTCGAACTAACAGTCTGTTCCGTCTGTATCCAATATTGGAACGATGAACTATCACCGGGTATattcatcaccatcttcctcgtcgccatcatcttcatcaacgtTTTCGGTGGTATCGGatacgccgaggaggagttcTGGTCGTCTTGCCTCAAGCTGGGAGCtatcgtcgtcttcatggTCATttgcctcgtcctcgtctgcGGTGGCGGTCCCAGCAACGGCCGCTACAACGAGTTCTGGGGTGACCGTCTCTGGCACGAGGATCCCGGTGCGTTCAAGAACGGCTTCAAGGGCTTCTGTTCCGTCTTCGTCACTGCTGCTTTCTCTTTTGCCGGAACTGAGCTTGTCGGTCTTGCTGCCGCCGAGTCCAAGAACCCTACCAAGGCTCTTCCCGGCGCCATCAAGCAGGTTTTCTGGCGAATCACCCTCTTTTACGTCCTCGGTCTCCTCTTCGTCGGTCTTCTCATCAGCTCCGCCGACCCCCGACTTGACATTAGCGGTTACTCCAACGCCAAGGCCTCTCCTTTCGTCTTGGTTGGCGAGTACTCGGGTCTCACTGGCCTTAACCACTTCATGAACTGTATCATCCTCGTCTCGGTTCTTTCCCTTGGTGTTTCGGCTGTCTATGGCGGCTCTCGTACCCTGACTGCCATGGCTGAGCACGGCTACGCCCCCAAGATCTTTGCCTACATTGACCGCGGCGGTCGTCCCACCTTCTCTGTCCTCATCCACATCGTCATGGGTTTCCTCGCCTATGTCAACCTTGACCCCAAGGGTGGAGAGATCTTTGACTGGCTCCTGGCTCTTTCTGGTCTGTCGACTCTATTCACCTGGGGCTCTATCTGCCTGGCCCACATCCGTTTCCGCAAGGCTTGGGCTCACCAGGGTCACACTCTGGATGAGATCCCCTTCCAGGCTGTTGGTGGCGTCTATGGCTCGTGgctcggccttttcctcaTCTCTCTCGTCTTGATCGCCCAG TTCTACGTCGCCATTGTCGCTCCCCCTGGCTCGTCCGGTATGGGCACTGTTGAAGGCTTCTTCATGTCATACCTGGCCCTCCCCGTCgttctcttcttctgggcCGTCGGATATATCTGGAAGCGAGAGGGTTGGCTGTCTGTTGATAAGATTGATATCGACACTGGTCGTCGTGAGCATGACTGGGAGGAGATCAACAAGTTCAGGGCTGAGATGGCTACATGGCCCGCTTGGCGCCGCTTCCTCCACAAGATCATGTAA